One segment of Methylotuvimicrobium sp. KM2 DNA contains the following:
- a CDS encoding response regulator, with protein sequence MNNEAIILLVDDNRMDIELALDAFHEARLINRIETASSGREALDYLFGRGDYDDRKRYPLPNLILLDLKMPGIDGFDVLKQIKTAPLIKRIPVVILTSSREEGDRALSYDIGANSYLVKPVSFSGFIEVIKQIENYWLSLNIGPPLGVTSKSEV encoded by the coding sequence ATGAATAATGAAGCCATTATATTGTTAGTGGACGATAATCGCATGGATATCGAATTAGCACTGGACGCCTTTCATGAAGCCCGATTGATCAACCGAATCGAAACGGCCTCAAGCGGTCGCGAAGCACTCGATTATTTATTCGGACGCGGCGACTACGACGACCGAAAACGTTATCCGCTACCAAATCTGATTCTGCTTGATCTTAAAATGCCGGGTATCGACGGCTTCGATGTACTCAAGCAAATCAAAACCGCACCATTGATCAAACGCATACCGGTCGTTATTTTGACCTCATCACGCGAAGAAGGCGATCGGGCTTTATCTTACGATATCGGCGCTAATTCCTATCTTGTCAAACCCGTCTCGTTTTCCGGCTTTATCGAAGTCATCAAGCAAATCGAAAACTATTGGTTAAGTCTAAATATCGGGCCGCCGCTCGGAGTTACCTCGAAATCTGAGGTATGA